One Microbacterium trichothecenolyticum DNA window includes the following coding sequences:
- a CDS encoding endonuclease domain-containing protein: MAQAVLCQPARHAIATLDSAWHLGVVDVDGINEVFRRLPRTFQVLRTLLDPRSEAGVETLVRLILRTLGHRAELQVVIEGVGRVDLLVDGWLIVECDSRQFHSGWESHVRDRRRDAAALAQGYCTVRLLAVDVLSRPDAVRLQLQDILDRGPAVPRSGGSGRRPRIDARPRRPTWL, translated from the coding sequence TTGGCACAGGCGGTCCTGTGCCAACCGGCGCGGCATGCCATCGCCACGCTCGACAGCGCCTGGCATCTCGGCGTGGTGGATGTCGACGGCATCAACGAGGTGTTCCGGCGTCTGCCGCGCACGTTCCAGGTGCTGCGGACGCTGCTGGACCCTCGCAGTGAAGCAGGAGTCGAGACGCTCGTCAGACTGATCCTGCGCACGCTCGGTCATCGAGCCGAGTTGCAGGTCGTCATCGAGGGAGTGGGCAGGGTCGACCTCCTGGTGGACGGTTGGCTCATCGTGGAGTGCGACAGCCGACAGTTCCACTCCGGCTGGGAGTCTCACGTTCGCGACCGGCGCCGCGACGCCGCGGCCCTGGCGCAGGGCTACTGCACGGTCCGCCTCCTCGCGGTAGACGTCCTCTCGCGCCCTGACGCCGTCCGCCTCCAGCTCCAGGACATCCTCGACCGCGGCCCGGCCGTCCCGCGCTCCGGAGGATCGGGGCGTCGTCCGCGAATCGACGCACGACCACGCCGCCCTACTTGGCTTTGA
- a CDS encoding adenosine deaminase encodes MATDDFRIEGVKVKNLPKVSLHDHLDGGLRPQTVLELADEIDLDLPADDAKGLEAWFSDHIDGGSLEDYLAKFDVTVGVMQTREGLVRVAKEFVEDLAADGVVYGEVRWAPEQHLTRGLSLDEVVDAVQEGIEEGEDAADARGHDIRVGQLLTAMRHTDKSREIAELAVSWRGRGVVGFDLAGAEDGFLPSRHRAAFDYLAEQFFPTTVHAGEGAGLASIRSALLDGRALRLGHGVRIANDLDVVSREGEEVQVTFGDLARWVRDREITLELSPTSNLQSGAVTAWGDTMDAHPFDLLYQLDFSVTVNVDNRLMSATTLTRELGLLAQAFDYGLDDLEAFQLNAAAGAFLPVEEREELIEIISEGFQR; translated from the coding sequence ATGGCCACCGACGATTTCCGCATCGAGGGCGTGAAGGTGAAGAACCTGCCCAAGGTGTCGCTGCACGACCACCTCGACGGCGGCCTGCGTCCGCAGACGGTGCTCGAGCTGGCCGACGAGATCGACCTCGACCTGCCCGCCGACGACGCGAAGGGGCTCGAGGCCTGGTTCTCCGACCACATCGACGGCGGGTCGCTCGAGGACTACCTCGCGAAGTTCGACGTCACGGTGGGGGTCATGCAGACCCGCGAGGGCCTCGTGCGCGTCGCCAAGGAGTTCGTCGAAGACCTCGCCGCCGACGGCGTCGTGTACGGCGAGGTGCGCTGGGCGCCCGAGCAGCACCTCACGCGAGGACTGAGCCTCGACGAGGTCGTGGATGCCGTGCAGGAGGGCATCGAAGAGGGCGAGGACGCCGCCGACGCCCGCGGGCATGACATCCGGGTGGGGCAGTTGCTGACCGCCATGCGCCACACCGACAAATCGCGCGAGATCGCCGAGCTGGCCGTCTCGTGGCGCGGCCGCGGCGTGGTCGGCTTCGACCTCGCCGGGGCCGAGGACGGCTTCCTGCCGTCTCGCCACCGCGCGGCGTTCGACTATCTCGCCGAGCAGTTCTTCCCCACGACCGTGCACGCCGGCGAGGGGGCGGGTCTGGCATCCATCCGCTCGGCGCTTCTCGATGGACGGGCGCTCCGCCTCGGCCACGGCGTGCGCATCGCCAACGACCTCGATGTCGTCTCGCGCGAGGGCGAGGAGGTGCAGGTCACGTTCGGTGACCTGGCGCGCTGGGTGCGCGACCGGGAGATCACGCTCGAGCTGTCGCCGACGTCGAACCTGCAGAGCGGTGCGGTCACGGCGTGGGGCGACACGATGGACGCCCACCCCTTCGACCTGCTGTACCAGCTCGACTTCTCGGTGACGGTGAACGTCGACAACCGGCTCATGAGCGCCACCACCCTCACGCGGGAGCTGGGCCTGCTGGCCCAGGCGTTCGACTACGGCCTCGACGACCTCGAGGCGTTCCAGCTCAACGCCGCCGCGGGTGCGTTCCTGCCGGTGGAGGAGCGCGAGGAGCTCATCGAGATCATCTCGGAGGGCTTCCAGCGCTGA
- a CDS encoding thymidine phosphorylase, with amino-acid sequence MTEQFDAVDIIRAQRDGRPITEGEIRWLVDAYTRGYVMDAQMSAFTMAVLLNGLGRDQIRVLTDAMIASGERMDFSSLGKVTVDKHSTGGVGDKITLPLAPLVASFGVAVPQLSGRGLGHTGGTLDKLESIPGWRAALSNDEIMAQLRDVGAVICAAGTGLAPADKKLYALRDVTGTVEAIPLIASSIMSKKIAEGTDSLVLDVKFGSGAFMQDIDRARELAETMVALGTDSGVNTTALLTDMNTPLGLAIGNANEVRESVEVLAGGGPADVVELTVALAREMLTLAGQPDADVEAALADGRAMDVWKRMIRAQDGDPDAALPTPRETHTVVADRSGVVTRVEALPFGIGAWRLGAGRARAEDAVVHAAGIDLHVTVGQAVTAGQPLFTLSADDETRFARALDAVDGAWEIGDTAPEASRLVRERITA; translated from the coding sequence ATGACGGAACAGTTCGACGCGGTCGACATCATCCGCGCGCAGCGCGACGGACGCCCGATCACCGAGGGCGAGATCCGCTGGCTGGTGGACGCGTACACGCGCGGCTACGTCATGGACGCGCAGATGTCGGCGTTCACCATGGCGGTGCTGCTGAACGGACTCGGGCGGGACCAGATCCGCGTGCTCACCGACGCGATGATCGCCTCGGGCGAGCGCATGGACTTCTCCTCCCTCGGCAAGGTCACCGTCGACAAGCACTCCACCGGAGGCGTGGGCGACAAGATCACGCTGCCCCTCGCGCCGCTCGTGGCGTCGTTCGGGGTCGCCGTGCCGCAGCTGTCGGGTCGTGGCCTCGGCCACACCGGTGGCACGCTGGACAAGCTCGAGTCGATCCCGGGATGGCGCGCCGCCCTGTCGAACGATGAGATCATGGCGCAGTTGCGCGACGTGGGTGCGGTGATCTGCGCCGCCGGCACGGGCCTGGCCCCCGCCGACAAGAAGCTGTACGCGTTGCGCGATGTCACGGGCACGGTCGAGGCCATCCCGCTGATCGCGTCGAGCATCATGTCGAAGAAGATCGCCGAGGGAACCGACTCGCTCGTGCTCGACGTGAAGTTCGGCTCCGGCGCGTTCATGCAGGACATCGACCGCGCGCGTGAGCTCGCCGAGACGATGGTGGCGCTCGGCACCGACTCGGGCGTGAACACCACGGCTCTGCTGACCGACATGAACACCCCGCTCGGCCTCGCGATCGGCAATGCCAACGAGGTGCGCGAGTCGGTCGAGGTGCTCGCCGGCGGCGGCCCCGCCGATGTCGTCGAGCTCACCGTCGCCCTCGCGCGCGAGATGCTGACCCTCGCCGGTCAGCCCGACGCCGACGTCGAGGCGGCGCTCGCCGACGGCCGCGCGATGGATGTGTGGAAGCGCATGATCCGCGCGCAGGACGGCGACCCGGATGCCGCTCTGCCCACGCCGCGCGAGACGCACACGGTCGTCGCCGACCGCTCCGGCGTCGTGACGCGCGTCGAGGCGCTGCCCTTCGGCATCGGGGCGTGGCGCCTGGGCGCCGGCCGCGCGCGGGCCGAGGACGCCGTCGTGCACGCCGCGGGCATCGACCTGCACGTCACGGTCGGCCAAGCGGTGACGGCCGGTCAGCCGCTGTTCACCCTGTCGGCCGATGATGAGACGCGCTTCGCGCGCGCGCTCGACGCCGTCGACGGGGCATGGGAGATCGGCGACACCGCCCCCGAGGCATCCCGCCTCGTACGCGAACGCATCACCGCGTGA
- a CDS encoding cytidine deaminase, with the protein MTDIDWDELRVAATDAMHRAYAPYSRFKVGAAALVADGRIVSGCNVENASYGVGLCAECGLVSELHMSGGGQLVAFVCVDGEGRTLMPCGRCRQLLFEHAIPGMLLETVSGIRTIDEVLPDAFGPRDLEEAAR; encoded by the coding sequence ATGACCGACATCGATTGGGACGAACTCCGCGTCGCCGCCACCGACGCCATGCACCGCGCGTACGCGCCCTACTCACGTTTCAAGGTGGGTGCCGCCGCTCTCGTCGCCGACGGGCGCATCGTCTCGGGATGCAACGTCGAGAACGCCTCGTACGGGGTGGGGCTGTGCGCCGAGTGCGGGCTGGTGTCCGAGCTGCACATGTCGGGCGGGGGCCAGCTGGTCGCGTTCGTCTGCGTCGACGGCGAGGGGCGCACGCTCATGCCCTGCGGACGCTGCCGTCAGCTGCTGTTCGAGCACGCGATCCCGGGGATGCTGCTCGAGACCGTCAGCGGCATCCGCACCATCGACGAGGTGCTGCCCGACGCGTTCGGACCCCGTGACCTCGAGGAGGCCGCGCGATGA
- a CDS encoding ABC transporter permease: MSTTAAQHEAPEALDTAVVVSWKAPIVYGVITVLAAVLFVVARQDGDAVFRISSPGEFIQLPEVVLGGVVTGAVCTVLLALITVASVLLVRAHRRPSLWLAVVFAVVFMVGFLTWAAAGATTAVIPLTGLLAGGLSLSVPLIFGAMAGVLSERVGVVNIAIEGQLLAGAFTSAIVATATGNSFIGLLAAGVSGVLVSFVLAAFAIKYFVDQVIVGVVLNVLVVGLTSFLFSQLLAPHAETLNSPPRFPRLPIPVLADIPVIGPMLFNQTVIVYLMYVTVAAVYVGLFHTRWGLRLRAVGEHPQAADTVGINIAKTRFWNVSLGGAIAGLGGAFFTLGSVGAFNKEMTAGAGYIALAAVIFGQWDPIRATLAALLFGFASNLQNTLGVIGSPVPSEFMLMLPYVVTIFAVAGLVGKVRGPAAAGKPYIKG, from the coding sequence GTGAGCACCACTGCCGCGCAGCACGAGGCGCCGGAGGCCCTCGACACGGCCGTCGTCGTCAGCTGGAAGGCACCCATCGTCTACGGCGTCATCACGGTGCTGGCCGCCGTGCTGTTCGTCGTCGCCCGTCAGGACGGTGACGCGGTGTTCCGCATCTCCAGCCCGGGCGAGTTCATCCAGCTGCCCGAGGTCGTGCTCGGTGGTGTCGTGACCGGTGCCGTGTGCACGGTGCTGCTCGCTCTCATCACGGTGGCGAGCGTGCTGCTGGTGCGCGCGCACCGTCGTCCGTCGCTCTGGCTGGCCGTGGTGTTCGCCGTCGTGTTCATGGTCGGCTTCCTCACCTGGGCTGCGGCAGGCGCCACCACCGCCGTCATCCCGCTGACGGGCCTGCTCGCGGGCGGCCTGAGTCTGTCGGTCCCGCTCATCTTCGGCGCCATGGCCGGGGTGCTCAGTGAGCGCGTCGGCGTCGTGAACATCGCGATCGAGGGCCAGCTGCTCGCGGGCGCCTTCACCTCGGCGATCGTCGCCACCGCGACCGGCAACTCGTTCATCGGCCTGCTCGCGGCGGGCGTCTCAGGGGTGCTGGTGTCGTTCGTGCTCGCCGCGTTCGCGATCAAGTACTTCGTCGACCAGGTCATCGTCGGCGTCGTGCTGAACGTGCTGGTGGTCGGTCTGACGAGCTTCCTGTTCTCGCAACTGCTCGCCCCGCACGCCGAGACGCTCAACTCGCCGCCGCGCTTTCCTCGCTTGCCGATCCCCGTGCTCGCGGACATCCCGGTGATCGGGCCGATGCTGTTCAACCAGACCGTCATCGTCTATCTGATGTACGTCACGGTCGCGGCTGTCTACGTGGGGCTGTTCCACACGCGTTGGGGTCTGCGGCTGCGTGCCGTGGGCGAGCATCCGCAGGCGGCCGACACCGTCGGCATCAACATCGCCAAGACGCGCTTCTGGAACGTCTCGCTCGGCGGCGCGATCGCCGGACTCGGGGGTGCGTTCTTCACCCTGGGCTCCGTCGGCGCCTTCAACAAAGAGATGACGGCCGGCGCCGGGTACATCGCCCTCGCGGCCGTGATCTTCGGTCAGTGGGATCCCATCCGCGCGACCCTCGCGGCGCTGCTGTTCGGCTTCGCCTCGAACCTGCAGAACACCCTCGGCGTCATCGGGTCGCCCGTGCCGAGCGAGTTCATGCTCATGCTGCCGTACGTGGTGACGATCTTCGCCGTCGCCGGTCTGGTCGGAAAGGTCCGCGGACCCGCGGCCGCCGGCAAACCTTATATCAAGGGCTGA
- a CDS encoding ABC transporter permease, producing the protein MSDPHSPHDPNVSRADRAAEVTGAGQADIALEGASAVDPAAGARVVAPAPADDENRWRRAFREIATGNAIISVLAVILALLVGAIMIAATDESVQTAAGYFFARPGDLLAAIWQSVSGAYSSFFQGAIYNFRRPEFATGIRPLTETLTFATPLIAAGLGVALAFRVGMFNIGGRGQMLVAAAAGGWVAFAFDLPWGIHMLVALVAGVAAGAVWAGIAGVLKARTGAHEVIVTIMLNYVAFYIVYYLLRTPGLLQAPGSNNPTTPPMKDTAVFPDLLGSGYNLHFGFILSIVSVVVVWWILERSALGFRFRAVGLNPHAARAAGINVKSMYVYAMLISGGLVGLAGVDQVLGTVTTGFSSGIDAGIGFDAITVALLGRSTPVGVLVAGILFGAFKAGGFAMQAANGVPIDIVLVVQSLIVLFIAAPPLVRAIFRLPAPGAPRTAKKKEAAR; encoded by the coding sequence GTGAGCGATCCGCACAGCCCGCACGACCCGAACGTCTCCCGCGCCGATCGGGCCGCCGAGGTCACCGGGGCGGGCCAGGCCGACATCGCCCTGGAGGGCGCCTCGGCCGTCGACCCGGCCGCCGGCGCGCGCGTCGTCGCACCGGCACCCGCCGACGACGAGAACCGGTGGCGCCGCGCGTTCCGCGAGATCGCCACGGGCAACGCCATCATCTCGGTGCTGGCGGTCATCCTGGCCCTCCTCGTCGGCGCGATCATGATCGCGGCGACCGACGAGAGCGTCCAGACGGCGGCCGGGTACTTCTTCGCCCGTCCCGGCGACCTCCTCGCCGCCATCTGGCAGTCCGTGTCCGGCGCGTACTCGTCGTTCTTCCAGGGCGCGATCTACAACTTCCGCCGCCCGGAATTCGCCACCGGCATCCGTCCCCTGACCGAGACGCTCACGTTCGCCACGCCGCTCATCGCGGCCGGTCTCGGCGTGGCGCTCGCGTTCCGCGTCGGCATGTTCAACATCGGCGGTCGCGGCCAGATGCTCGTCGCCGCCGCGGCGGGCGGCTGGGTCGCCTTCGCGTTCGACCTGCCCTGGGGCATCCACATGCTGGTCGCCCTCGTCGCCGGCGTCGCCGCCGGAGCGGTGTGGGCCGGCATCGCGGGCGTGCTGAAGGCCCGGACCGGCGCGCACGAGGTCATCGTGACGATCATGCTGAACTACGTCGCGTTCTACATCGTGTACTACCTGCTGCGTACGCCCGGTCTGCTGCAGGCGCCGGGGTCGAACAACCCCACGACCCCGCCGATGAAGGACACCGCGGTGTTCCCCGACCTGCTGGGCTCGGGATACAACCTGCACTTCGGTTTCATCCTGTCGATCGTGTCGGTCGTCGTCGTCTGGTGGATCCTCGAACGCTCCGCGCTCGGCTTCCGCTTCCGCGCCGTGGGACTCAACCCCCACGCGGCACGCGCGGCCGGCATCAACGTGAAGTCGATGTACGTCTACGCCATGCTCATCTCGGGCGGCCTCGTCGGTCTCGCCGGCGTCGACCAGGTGCTCGGCACGGTGACCACCGGATTCTCCAGTGGGATCGACGCGGGCATCGGCTTCGACGCCATCACCGTCGCGCTGCTCGGGCGCTCCACCCCGGTCGGCGTGCTCGTCGCCGGCATCCTGTTCGGAGCGTTCAAAGCGGGCGGGTTCGCGATGCAGGCCGCCAACGGTGTGCCCATCGACATCGTGCTCGTCGTGCAGTCGCTCATCGTGCTGTTCATCGCCGCCCCGCCGCTCGTTCGCGCGATCTTCCGTCTACCCGCCCCGGGCGCGCCCCGCACCGCCAAGAAGAAGGAGGCGGCCCGGTGA